A stretch of the Lolium perenne isolate Kyuss_39 chromosome 3, Kyuss_2.0, whole genome shotgun sequence genome encodes the following:
- the LOC127340787 gene encoding probable serine/threonine-protein kinase PBL23 — translation MGIFLPLHHLPLLLLLPLALIFLLVATADSDSVTLNITNQCSYTVWPAALPMGGGMRLDPGKTWTLNIPTDPFRGHVWARTGCSFDHQGNGSCKTGDCRGLLNCTSDGTPPFTAADFSLNQYDNNSFFDISLYQGFNVPMEFLPIQVKGSPGCSKGPRCAANITSQCPSELKAPGGCNSSYTAFSCPFGTNYQLIFCPLLNLTTSPPSPDSIATGTSRTRHSALIATSASVGSFILITFSFFVVYKRQTRQHPKIEDDEEDFGNLQGTPRRFTFQQLEVGTKQFKDKLGQGGFGSVFEGQLGEEKVAVKRLDRAGQGKREFLAEVQTIGSIHHINLVRLFGFCAEKSHRLLVYEYMSNGSLDKWIYYRNDNTAPLLEWKVRCKIITHIAKGLSYLHEECMKRIAHLDVKPQNILLDGDFNAKLSDFGLCKLIDRDMSQVVTRMRGTPGYLAPEWLTSHITEKADVYSFGVVVMEIVSGRKNLDTSRSGESLHLITLLEEKVKNDDLVDLIDKNSDDMQAHKQDVVQMMKLAMWCLQIDYQRRPKMSEVVKVLEGTMDAESDIDHNFVATNEVHFGFARNVNSSVPPVASDISGPR, via the exons ATGGGTATCTTCCTACCTCTCCACCACCTgcctctcctccttctcctccctcTCGCCCTGATCTTCCTGCTAGTCGCCACCGCAGACTCCGACTCCGTCACACTGAACATCACCAACCAATGCTCCTACACCGTGTGGCCAGCCGCTTTACCGATGGGCGGCGGCATGCGGCTTGATCCAGGGAAGACATGGACTCTCAACATACCCACTGATCCCTTCAGAGGGCATGTGTGGGCACGCACAGGGTGTTcatttgaccaccaaggcaatggGTCGTGCAAGACAGGCGACTGTCGCGGATTGCTAAACTGCACGAGCGATGGTACGCCACCATTCACGGCTGCTGATTTCTCGCTCAATCAGTATGACAACAACAGTTTCTTCGACATCTCCCTTTACCAGGGCTTCAACGTACCCATGGAGTTCCTGCCAATACAGGTCAAGGGCAGCCCGGGGTGCAGCAAGGGGCCCCGCTGTGCGGCCAACATAACATCACAGTGCCCAAGCGAGCTCAAGGCGCCGGGAGGCTGCAACAGCTCAT ATACTGCATTCAGTTGTCCGTTCGGAACGAACTACCAGCTCATCTTCTGCCCACTGCTCAATCTAACGACTTCACCTCCAAGTCCTGACTCAATTGCTACTGGGACATCAAGAACAAGACACTCAGCTTTGATTGCAACTTCAGCTTCAGTAGGGAGTTTTATTTTGATCACATTCAGCTTTTTTGTCGTATATAAACGACAAACACGACAACACCCAAAGATAGAGGATGATGAGGAAGATTTTGGAAACCTACAAGGAACACCAAGGAGGTTCACGTTTCAACAGTTAGAAGTAGGGACCAAGCAATTCAAAGACAAACTTGGGCAGGGAGGATTTGGGTCTGTTTTTGAGGGACAGCTAGGTGAGGAAAAGGTTGCAGTAAAACGTTTGGATCGAGCTGGTCAGGGAAAAAGAGAATTCTTGGCAGAGGTTCAAACAATTGGCAGCATTCATCATATCAACCTGGTGAGGCTGTTTGGTTTCTGTGCAGAGAAATCTCACAGGCTCTTGGTTTATGAGTATATGTCAAATGGATCATTGGACAAGTGGATCTATTATCGAAACGACAATACTGCTCCTCTGTTAGAATGGAAGGTACGATGCAAGATTATCACACACATAGCTAAAGGTCTCTCTTATCTTCATGAGgagtgcatgaagagaattgCACATTTGGATGTCAAACCACAAAATATCCTTTTAGATGGTGATTTCAATGCTAAACTTTCTGATTTTGGTCTGTGTAAGCTCATTGATAGGGATATGAGCCAAGTTGTTACTAGAATGAGAGGTACACCTGGATATTTAGCTCCTGAATGGTTGACATCACACATCACGGAGAAGGCCGATGTCTATAGCTTTGGCGTTGTGGTCATGGAAATTGTCAGCGGAAGAAAGAACCTTGACACTTCCCGGTCAGGAGAGAGCCTCCATCTTATTACTCTCCTGGAGGAAAAAGTGAAGAACGATGACTTGGTCGATTTGATTGACAAGAATAGCGACGACATGCAAGCACACAAGCAAGATGTAGTTCAGATGATGAAACTTGCAATGTGGTGTTTGCAAATTGATTACCAAAGAAGGCCTAAAATGTCTGAGGTAGTCAAAGTCTTGGAAGGTACCATGGATGCAGAGAGCGATATAGATCATAACTTCGTTGCAACAAATGAAGTACATTTTGGTTTTGCTAGAAATGTGAACTCCTCAGTTCCACCTGTAGCCTCAGATATATCAGGTCCCAGGTGA